From one Neovison vison isolate M4711 chromosome 1, ASM_NN_V1, whole genome shotgun sequence genomic stretch:
- the RARS2 gene encoding probable arginine--tRNA ligase, mitochondrial isoform X2, with protein sequence MQFGLLGTGFQLFGYEEKLQSNPLQHLFEVYVQVNKEAADDKNIAKSAHEFFQRLELGDTQALALWQKFRDLSVEEYVRIYKRLGVHFDEYSGESFYREKSQEVLKLLDSKGLLQKTVRGTAIVDLSGNGDPSSICTVMRSDGTSLYATRDLAAAIDRMDKYNFDAMIYVTDKGQKKHFQQVFQMLQIMGYDWAERCQHVPFGVVQGMKTRRGNVTFLEDVLNEIRSRMLQNMASIKTTRELENPQETAERVGLAALIIQDFRGLLLSDYQFSWDRVFQSRGDTGVFLQYTHARLHSLEETFGCGYLNDFNTACLQEPQSVSILQHLLRFDEVLYRSSQDLQPRHIVSYLLTLSHLAAMAHKTLLIKDSPPDVAGARLHLFRAVRSVLANGMKLLGIIPLHLTSRRQLMSQQSLTDTSECFSPKGKYLNSLILFQNILLKKKDRQILKIITKN encoded by the exons GTTTATGTACAAGTTAATAAAGAGGCAGCAGATGATAAAAATATTGCAAAATCTGCACATGAGTTCTTCCAGCGATTAGAACTGGGTGACACGCAAGCACTTGCGCTGTGGCAGAAATTTCGGGACCTCAGCGTAGAAGAATACGTGCGGATTTACAAG CGTCTAGGAGTACACTTTGATGAATACTCTGGAGAATCGTTTTATCGTGAAAAATCTCAAGAAGTCTTGAAGTTGCTGGACAGTAAAGGACTCCTACAGAAAACAGT ACGAGGAACAGCTATAGTGGATCTTTCTGGGAATGGTGACCCCTCCTCAATCTGTACTGTAATGCGGAGCGATGGGACTTCTCTCTATGCAACCAG agatctTGCTGCTGCTATAGATCGAATGGACAAGTACAATTTTGATGCAATGATTTATGTG acagATAAAGggcaaaaaaagcattttcagCAAGTGTTCCAGATGCTGCAGATCATGGGATATGACTGGGCAGAAAG GTGCCAGCACGTGCCCTTTGGAGTGGTGCAGGGAATGAAGACTCGAAGAGGAAATGTTACTTTTCTGGAAGATGTTCTAAATGAGATTCGATCGAGGATGCTACAGAACATGGCTTCTATTAAGA CTACCAGAGAATTGGAGAACCCACAGGAGACTGCAGAGAGGGTTGGACTCGCCGCACTCATTATTCAG GACTTCAGAGGTTTACTCTTATCTGACTATCAGTTCAGCTGGGATCGTGTTTTCCAGAGTCGTGGGGACACAGGCGTCTTCCTGCAGTACACGCATGCCCGCCTCCACAG tttggaagAGACTTTTGGATGTGGTTATCTAAATGATTTCAACACGGCTTGTTTACAAGAGCCACAGTCTGTTTCCATTCTCCAGCATCTTCTCAG GTTCGACGAGGTGCTTTATAGATCATCTCAGGACCTTCAACCCAGGCACATTGTCAGTTACCTTCTAACTCTAAG TCATCTTGCAGCTATGGCACACAAGACACTGCTTATAAAGGACAGTCCTCCCGATGTGGCTGGG gcTAGACTTCATCTTTTCAGAGCTGTGCGTTCTGTCCTAGCCAATGGAATGAAACTTCTTGGAATAATACCT ctcCATCTGACAAGTAGACGCCAACTAATGTCACAACAATCCCTGACAGATACATCTGAATGTTTCTCACCCAAAGGGAAGTATCTGAACTCTTTaatactttttcaaaatatactcctgaaaaaaaaagataggcaaatattaaagataattactaaaaattaa